The Streptomyces sp. GSL17-111 region GTCGGCGGCGACGGGGCGGAGCAGCCGGAGATGTTCAACATCACCATCGGCGGCCAGTTCTACGACAAGGTCTGCGGCGGCTGCCTGCCCGGACCGATCTGGAAGGCGGCCATGACCGGCGCCCTGAAGGGCGTGCAGGCCACCGAGTTCAACCCGATCGACGTCCCGCGCGGCAAGCCCGAGGACGAGGACAAGGACGAGGACGACGACCGGGAGGACGACCGCGACGACAGCCGTCCCGGCGACACCCCGCCCCCCGGCGACCCCGAGTGGCCCGGCTTCCCCTGGGACCCCACCGCCGGTGGCCAGACGGGCGGCCCCGGCGGCGGCAACGGCGGACCGGGCGGTGGTGGCCCCGGTGGGGGCGACGGCGGCGGTGACGTCGGTGGCGGCGACATCGGCGGCGGTGACGTCGGCGGCGACATCGGCGGCGACGGCGGCTGGAACGGCGGCACCGGCGACCCCGAGTACCCGCCCACCCCGCGGTAGCGCATGAGTCGCACGGCACGAGGGCCCTTCCCCACTGCGGGGAAGGGCCCTCGTGCCGTGCGCGCTGCCGGGCGTCAGCCCGCGAGGGCCTTCTTGACGGCGGCGGCCACGCGGCCGCCCTCCGCCCGGCCCGCGACCTTCGGGTTCACGGCCTTCATGACCTGGCCCATCGCCTTCGGCCCGGCCGCACCCGTCTCCGCGACCGCCTCGGCGACGAGCGCGTCCAGCTCGGCGTCGGTCAGCTGCGCGGGCAGGTACTCGGCGAGTACGCGCCCCTCAGCGCGCTCCTGCTCGGCCGACTCCGCGCGGCCGCCCTGCTCGAACGCCTCGGCCGCCTCACGGCGCTTCTTCGTCTCGCGCGTCAGGACCTTCAGGACCTCGTCGTCGGAGAGCTCGCGGGCCGTCTTGCCCGCGACCTCCTCCTTGCTGATCTCGGTGAGGGCCATCCGGAGGGTGGAGGAGCGCAGCGCGTCGCGCTCCTTGATCGCTGCGGTCAGGTCGCCCTGCAGCCGGGCCTTGAGCGTGGTCATGCCGGTCAGTGTGCCAGGAAGGCACCGGCCACGCGTCTCCATATGCCCCCCCGAGGACCCCGGCCGTCACGCCCACCGCCGCGAATCGACCGACTCGTGCCTGGGCACGAGCAGCCCGCGCGACCTCGGGGCCACCGGTGCTGCGGGTGGCGCCGAGCTCGGTCATGGTCCGACCGGAGCGAGTGTGCTGAAGCGGTACTCGTGAAGCAGTCGGGACAGACTGCTGTCTGCCGTAGGTGAACACCACCCAGAGCGGGCGCGACGGTCACTACCGTCCAGTCGCATGACGACGGTCACCACCCGTACGGTCGCATACCCGGCCGACGATCTGATGATGAGCGGGTACCTCGCGCTCCCGGCCGGTGTCGAGCGCCGGCCCGCCGTCCTGATCGGACCCGAGGGGACGGGGCTCAGCGACGTCGAGCGCCGCCGGGCCGAGGCTCTGGCCGAGCTGGGGTACGTGGCGCTGGCCTTCGACCTCCACGGCGGACGCTATCTGGAAGACCCGGAGGAGATGTTGGCCCGTTGCCTGCCCTTGCTCGCCGACCCCGACCGGATGCGAGGAATCGGTCACGCCGCGCTCGACGTGTTGCGTGCCGAACCACGGGCCGATCCCGACCGGACCGCCGCCGTCGGCTACGGCACCGGGGGCGCGGTCGCGCTGGAACTCGGTCGTGCCGGCGTCGACCTGCGCGCGATCGCGACGGTCAACGCACTGACCACGGGCCGACCGGGCGAGGCGTCACGCATGCGCTGCCCGGTATGGGCCGGGGTCGGGTCGCAGGACCCGATCATGCCCGCCGCGCAACGGGACGCGTTCACCGCGGAGATGGAGGCCGCGGGCGTCGACTGGCGCCTCGTGGTCTACGGGGGAGCCCTGCACGCCTTCCACCACCCACCGGTCGACCACACCGTGCTTCCCGGCGTCGGTCACCACCCACGGCACGCACAGCGGGCCTGGCGTGACATCGTCGCCCTGCTCGCCGAGTGCGTGCCCGTCACGGAATGATCCGATCCCGCCCACGCGACCGGGCCAGGCCGCTGAACCCGACCCCGCACCTGAGCCCCCTCCGACGGCGATGGGCCGTACGATCACGTACGGCCCATCGCCACGGGAGGGGAAACCTGTGTACAAGCCGTCAGAACTCACCGTCAGCGAAGCCGCGTTGAGGCCCGCCCCGCTCGTCGACGGCACGCCCGCCCTGTGGACCGTGCGCGTCGCCGACCACAGGGCGGACGCCGCACGGCTCGCCCCGCACCTCCTCGACCAGGACGAGCGCACCCACGCCGACGCCTTCCGCCGCGCCGCCGACCGCGACCTCTACGTCACCTCGCACGTCGCCCTGCGGCTCCTGCTCGCCGCCTACCTCGACCGGTCGCCCGCCACGCTCCCCCTCACCCGGCTGGCCTGCCCCGGATGCGGCAAACCCCACGGCCGCCCCGCCGTCGCCGGCACCCCCCTGCACTTCTCGCTGTCCCACACCGGCGACCTGGCCCTGGTCGCCGTCGCCACCGCGCCCGTGGGCGCCGACGTCGAGACGGTCCCGAACCCCGACACCGTCGCCACCGTCGCCCGCTCCCTGCACCCCCGCGAAACCGCCGAGCTGAGCACCCTCCCACCGCACGAGGCCCCGACCGCGTTCACCCGCGCCTGGACCCGCAAGGAGGCCTACCTCAAGGGCCTCGGCATCGGCCTGGCCCGCGACCCGTCGCTCGACTACCTCGGCTCCGGCCCCACCGCCGCACCCCTCGCCGGCTGGACCGTCACCGACGTCCACACCCCCACCGGCTACGGCGCCGCCGTCGCCCTCGCCACCCACTGACCCCGGCCGGCCCCGCGCCCCGGGCCCGGCCCCCGCTGTGCCGTTCCGCGCCCTCTGAGACGATGGAACGATGCGCGCGCGATACGGAGTCCCCCTCGGTCTGGCCGCCTTCGGAGCAGCCTGCGTCGGCTACGCGGTGGCCATCGAGCCCCGCGCCTTCCGGCTGCGGCGGGTCACCGTCCCGGTGCTGCCCCCCGGCATGCGCCCCCTGCGGCTGCTCCAGGTGTCCGACATCCACATGGTCAGCGGCCAGCGCCGCAAGCAGCGCTGGCTCCAGTCCCTCGCGGGCCTGCGCCCCGACCTCGTCGTCAACACCGGCGACAACCTCTCCGACCCCGAGGCCGTCCCCGAACTCCTCGACGCCCTCGGCCCCCTCATGGAGTACCCCGGCGCCTACGTCTTCGGCTCCAACGACTACTACGGCCCCCGACTGCGCAACCCGGCCCGCTACCTCCTGGAGAAGGCCAGCGGACGCCACGGCCTCAACGGCAACCCGCCCGTCAAGAACGCCGTCCACATCCCGTGGGAACCCATGCGCGACGCCTTCGACGCCGCCGGGTGGGCCGGGCTGACCAACACCCGGGGCCGCGTCAAGCTCGACGGCTGCGACCTCGGCCTCACCGGCCTCGACGACCCGCACATCAAGCGCGACCGCTACAGCGAGGTCGCCGGCGGTCCGGACCCGGACGCCGACGTCTCCCTCGCCGTCGTCCACGCCCCCTACCTCCGCGCCCTCGACGCGTTCACCGCCGACGGCTACCCCCTCATCCTGGCCGGTCACACCCACGGCGGCCAGCTCCGCATCCCCGGCTACGGCGCCCTCGTCACCAACTGCGACCTCGACACCGCCCGCGCCAGCGGCCTCTCCGCCCACACCACCCCCGGCCACCGCGCCTACCTCCACGTCTCCGCCGGCTGCGGCGCGGGCCGCTACACCCCCGCCCGCTTCGCCTGCCCCCCCGAAGCCACCCTCCTCACCCTCACCCCACAGCCCCGGTGACCACCCGCGAAACCGGATTTCGCGTCCACGCGACGGTGGGCTAAAGTAGTCCCCGTTGCTTCGGGGTGTGGCGCAGCTTGGCAGCGCGCTTCGTTCGGGACGAAGAGGTCGTGGGTTCAAATCCCGCCACCCCGACTTGAAGGAACACCAGGTCAGGCCCGGTACTGAGAAATCAGCACCGGGCCTGACGCGTGCGGGGCCGCACCCGGCAGCCAGCTCCGTGACGCGGCCTTGCGGGCTCTCTCCGGCGCTCTCCCGTGGCCTGCGCCCGCGCCCCCTCGGCCCTTCGAACCGTCGAGCCGATACCGGTGGGCGACAGCCTTGAGGCGCATCTGTGCACCCATGAGTTACTCCCCGCGCGAAGTGACTCTGCTGATGGAGCCGCTGCCGAGCGGTACCCCTGTTCGGCGACGGTAGTCGAAGCCTTGGCGAAACGGCTTCTTCGCTCGGGCAGCACCTACCTGCCTGTGACACGGTGGCGGCCTGATCCCGTAGCCGTGAGCAGGCTGACGTGTTCGATCATTGCGACGCCCTCGCAGACGGGGCGATCTCGTAAACGCTGGGTCCCGAAGATCCTGACGCCTACCCTCAGCTCGCGGACTCACATGTGCTGCGCGAGCTGACGTGCGACATCGAGGCCCCGACCCTCCTGGAAGCGGTCGCCGAGGCCGTGCAGCGCATCCGGCTCGTCGACGGCCTCCAGGCGGTTGGCACGACCCTGCCCGCAAGTGTGACGCTCGACGAAGCGGCCTGGCGCAGCGGGCGCGGTGCGCGGGAGTTGGCCGACCTGTCCCATGATCCCCGTTTTCCCCAACCCGAATCCGGCGAGGGAACGGTGCTCTATCCCTGGGACCAGATCGCCGCGTTCCTGCGGGCCACCGGCGACCCGGTTCCGGACGTACCGAAGGATCTGGTGATCGCCGAGCGGACACTCCGTCTCGTGGACGCCCTCGAAGGCGCGAACGTCGCCCCGGGAACGCTGAGGGCCTTGGGGCTGCCGACCGGCTGAGTGCGTCTGAGCCTCGGTCACTGGCGACTTCAGCGTGGAGTCCGTCCGCCGCGAAGTCTCCCGTCCCACGAGTCGGTGAATCCTGCGTATGTGGCGAGCTGCCCCATGACGTGCTCGGTGGTGACGAGTTGGCCGGTGCCGATGAGGCGGCGGGCGACGACGAGGCCGGCGTCGTGGACGTCCGGTCCGGCGTCGCTCGCGGAGGCGTCGGTGACGATCCAGGGGGCGTAGCCGTACTCGAAGGCGTCCGCGGCGGACTTGAGGACGCAGCTCTCGGTGGCGATCCCGCAGAAGACGAGGTCGGTCCAGCCGACCTCGCGCATCAGCTGGGTGGTCTCGGGCGTGAAGAGCGTGTACCCGGCCTTGTCGACGACCGCGTGCGCGCGGGCGGCGGCGTCGAGAAGCTCGCGGACGATGTCGGTCTCGGGCGCCTCCCGGAGCCGGTTCCACTGGAAGAAGCGCTCGAAGGGGCTGCCCGGGTGGTTGACGTAGCGGGTGAAGATCACGGGCCGTCCTGCGGCGGACCACCGGGCGGCGAGGTCGACGATGGCGGGCACGGCGTGGCGGCTGTGGTGGTTCACGAAGCCGTTCTGCACGTCGATCACGACCAGCGCCGCGCTACCGATGTCCATGCCGTGTCTCCCTCCTGCCCCAGCCCTCAACCGACGCTCTCACGTACAGCACCCTGTGGTGAGCGCGGCCGCGCCCGGGAAACCGGGTGCGGGCGGGTGGGGTGGGTGGGGATAGTGGGGGGATGGAGGCGATCGGGGCCGCGCGGGCGGTGGTGGAGGAGCGTCACCCGGGGGCCAGGGCGGCGTTTCTGGGGGGTAGCGCCGCGACCGGGCGTCGCACGGCGACATCGGACCTCGACGTCGTGGTGCTGCTCCACGGTGCGCCGGCCCCCTACCGGGAGAGCCTGCGGTACGCCGACTGGCCGGTGGAGTTGTTCGTGCACACCGAGGCGACCTGGCACGCCTACGTCGAGCGGGAGGTGCGCGGGCGCCGGTCGCCGTTGGTGTGGATGTGTGCGGAGGGGCTGCTGCTGCGCGACACGGACGGGCTCGGCGCGCGTCTGGCCGCGACGGCCCGGAGGCTGGTGGTGACCGGGCCGCCGCCGGTGTCGGCCGAGGAGGTCGACGACCGCCGGTACGCGCTGACCGATCTCCTCGACGACCTCGTCGGCTGCGACGACCAGGGCGAGCGCCTGTTCATCGCCACTGAACTGGTGCGGAGGACGGGGGAGTTGGCGCTGGCGCTGGGGGGCTCCTGGCACGGTGGCGGGAAGTGGCTGGCGCGGCGCCTGGAGACGGCCGCCCCCGGGCTCGGCGGGCGTCTGCACGACGGTCTGCGGGAGGTCCTGGACGGGCGGGTGGCGCCCCTCGTGCGGGTCGTGAACGGGGTGGTCGAGCAGGCGGGCGGACGGCTCCGGGCCGGTTACCGGCGGGACGGCGTCGGCTGACGGCGCCCGGGCCGGCACGCCCGGGCGCGGGACGCCGGGCTCAGGCCTCGGCGCCGCCGAAGCGGTCGCGGTAGGACTCCAGGTCCTCCTCCGTGATCTTCGCGAACAGCACCGGCGGCACGGTGAACGGCGTGTCGGCCGGGAGGGTGTCCAGGGACGTCGCCTGCTCGGCCGTCACCCACGTCGCGGTGTCGGCGGGCAGGGCGAACGCCCCGCGCATCGCGGCGGCCGTGGCCGGGATGAACGGTTCGGAGACGACGGCGTAGAGGTGGATGAGGTTCATCGCCGTGCGGAGGGTCAGGGCGGCGCCCTCGGCGTCCGTCTTGATCTCCAGCCAGGGCGCCTTCTCCTCCAGGTAGGCGTTGCCCGCGGACCACAGGGCGCGCAGCGCGGCGGCGGCCCGGCGGAACTGGAGTGCCTCCAGGTGCTCCTCGTACTCGGCCAGCAGGCGCGCGATCTCCTCGCCCAGCCGCTCCTCCGCCGCGCCCGCCGCGTGCCCGGCCGGGACGGCGTCGCCGAAGCGCTTGCGGCTGAAGGACAGCACCCGGTTGACGAAGTTGCCGAGGGTGTCGGCCAGGTCCTTGTTGACCGTGGCGGTGAAGTGCTCCCAGGTGAAGGAGGAGTCGTCGGACTCGGGCGCGTTGGCGATGAGGAAGTAGCGCCAGTAGTCGGCCGGGAGGAGCTCCAGGGCGGCGTCGGTGAAGACGCCGCGTTGCTGCGACGTCGAGAACTTCCCGCCGTAGTACGTCAGCCAGTTGAAGCCCTTGACGACGTCGACCTTCTTCCAGGGCTCGCGCACTCCGAGCTCGGTGGCCGGGAACATGACGGTGTGGAAGGGGACGTTGTCCTTGGCCATGAACTGGGTGTAGCGCACGGTGGTGTCGGCGTCGTACCACCACGCCCTCCAGTCGCGGCTCTCGCCCTCCGGAGCGGCGTCCGACCACTCCTTCGTCGCGCCGATGTAGGCGATCGGGGCGTCGAACCAGACGTAGAAGACCTTGCCCTCGGCCGCGAGCCGAGGCCAGGTGTCGGCCGGGACGGGCACGCCCCAGTCCAGGTCACGGGTGATCGCCCGGTCGTGCAGGCCCTCCGTCAGCCACTTGCGGGCGATGGAGGAGGAGAGCTGGGGCCACTGCTCCTCGTGCCGCGCCACCCAGGCCTCGACCTCGGGCTGGAGCTTCGACTGGAGGAGGAACAGGTGCGTCGTCTCGCGCACCTCCAGCTCCGTGGAGCCGCTGATCGCCGAGCGGGGGTGCAGCAGGTCGGTCGGGTCGAGGACGCGGGTGCAGTGTTCGCACTGGTCGCCCCGGGCCCGCTCGTAGCCGCAGTGCGGGCAGGTGCCCTCGACGTACCGGTCGGGCAGGAAGCGGCCGTCGACCGGTGAGTACACCTGCCGGACGGCCCGCTCCTCGATGAACCCGTTCTCGTGGAGTCGACGTGCGAAGTGCTGCGTGATCTCGACGTTCTGCTGGGCGGAGCTGCGGCCGAAGTGGTCGAAGGCCAGGCCGAAGCCGTCGTAGACCGCCTTCTGGGCGTCGTGGGCCTGGGCGCAGAACGCGGCGACGGAGAGGCCCGCCTCCTTGGCGGCGAGCTCGGCCGGGGTGCCGTGCTCGTCGGTGGCGCAGATGGAGAGGACGTCGTGGCCCCGCTGGCGGAGGTACCGGGCGTACACGTCCGCCGGAAGCATCGACCCGACCATGTTGCCCAGGTGCTTGATCCCGTTGATGTAGGGCAGCGCGCTGGTGATCAGGTGTCGAGCCATCCTCGGATGCTCCGTTTCGTGCGTCGGGGGCCGGCGGCGGTGCTCCGGCGGGGCCCAGGTCGGGGGAGGGTCGGCAGGCGCGACCCGTCAGGTCGCTCGGCCGGTGCACGCGGGGTGCGGACCGGCGCCTGCGGAGCCGCCGCAATCGTAGGGCACCGGGCGGGGGGCACCCCGAACCGTTCGTTCCTCGGACGCCCGGGGCGGGCCCCGTCCCACGGCCTGCCACCAGCCGCCCACGGCCTGCCACCAGCCTGACCACGGCCTGTTCACGGCCCCCTGGAGCAGGACCCGCGGGCGCCCCGCAGCCGTGGCGGGCCCGGGGCGGAGGGGGCAGCCTGGAGGGGATGCGTACCGGTACGGGACGACGGGCGCCGGGCGGCGGGCGGGACGACCCCCCGCAACCGGCCGCCCCGCCCGCCTCCGGCCCGGACGGCCGGGTGCGGGCGGTCGTCCCCGGTGAGGTCTTCGCGGTGCTCGGGACGTCCCGGCGCGGGCTGTCGGCGGAGCAGGCGCGGGACCGGCTGGCGCGTTACGGCGCCAACGTGCTGCCCCGGTCCCGGCGGCGGGCCGGGTGGCGGCGGCTGGCGGCGCAGTTCACCGACCTCTTCGCGGTGGTGCTGATCGTCGCGTCGGGGATCACCTTCCTGGTGTACGCGCTGGAGCCGGGGCACGACGCGGGCACGTTCCAGCTGGCGGTGGCGATCCTGGGCGTCGTCGTGCTGAACGCCGTCATCGGGTCCGTCCAGGAGTACTCGGCTGAGCGGACGTCCGAGGCGCTGGAGGCGATGGTCCCCCACGCGTGCCGGGTGCTGCGGGACGGTGAGCGGCTGGAGGTGCCCGCGCGGGAGCTGGTGCCGGGGGACGTGGTGGTGCTGGAGGCGGGCGACGCCCTGTCGGCGGACTGCCGGGTGGTGGAGGCGCACGAGCTCACGGTGAACAACGCGCCGCTGACCGGGGAGAGCGACCCCGTGGGCAGGACGGCCGACCCGGTGGCGCCGGGGCCGGGCCTGGAGGCCCGGAACTGCGTGTTCACGGGGACGGACGTCGTCGCCGGGTCCGGACGGGCCGTGGTCTTCGCGACGGGTGCGGCCACGGAGTTCGGCCGGATCTACCGGCTGGCGGCCGCCGCGCCCCGGCAGCGCACGCCGTTGCAGCGGCAGGTGGCCTCGATGGCGCGGCGGGTCGCCGGGGCGGCGCTGGCGATCGGCGCTCTGATGTTCGCCGTCCGGCTGCCGACCGGGGAGTCGGTGGTCTCGCTGTTCGTGTTCGCCCTCGGGGTGATGGTGGCGCTGGTGCCGGAGGGGCTGCCCGCGACGCTCTCGGTGTCCCTGGTGATCGGGGTGCGGCGGATGGCGCGCCGCCACGCGCTGGTCAAGCGGCTGCTGGCGGTGGAGGCCCTGGGGTCGACGACGGTGGTGTGCACGGACAAGACCGGGACGCTCACCCAGGCGGAGATGACGGTGACGCGCGTCTGGGTCGGCGGCGAGCCGTACGCGGTGGGCGGCGTCGGCTACGTCCCGCGCGGTGAGGTGCCCGACGTGCCGGCGGTGCGGGAGCTGCTGCGGGTGGCGGCCCTGTGCTGTGACGCCCGGTTGGTCGCGCCCGGTGGTCCGGGGCCGGGGGGACGCCCGCGCGTGCTCGGCGACACGACCGAGGGGGCGCTGCTCGTGGCCGCCGCCAAGGCCGGGCTCGACGTCGACGCGGAGGAGGGGGCGGCGCCGCGGGTGACGGAGTTCCCC contains the following coding sequences:
- a CDS encoding GatB/YqeY domain-containing protein, yielding MTTLKARLQGDLTAAIKERDALRSSTLRMALTEISKEEVAGKTARELSDDEVLKVLTRETKKRREAAEAFEQGGRAESAEQERAEGRVLAEYLPAQLTDAELDALVAEAVAETGAAGPKAMGQVMKAVNPKVAGRAEGGRVAAAVKKALAG
- a CDS encoding dienelactone hydrolase family protein, with product MTTVTTRTVAYPADDLMMSGYLALPAGVERRPAVLIGPEGTGLSDVERRRAEALAELGYVALAFDLHGGRYLEDPEEMLARCLPLLADPDRMRGIGHAALDVLRAEPRADPDRTAAVGYGTGGAVALELGRAGVDLRAIATVNALTTGRPGEASRMRCPVWAGVGSQDPIMPAAQRDAFTAEMEAAGVDWRLVVYGGALHAFHHPPVDHTVLPGVGHHPRHAQRAWRDIVALLAECVPVTE
- a CDS encoding 4'-phosphopantetheinyl transferase family protein, whose translation is MYKPSELTVSEAALRPAPLVDGTPALWTVRVADHRADAARLAPHLLDQDERTHADAFRRAADRDLYVTSHVALRLLLAAYLDRSPATLPLTRLACPGCGKPHGRPAVAGTPLHFSLSHTGDLALVAVATAPVGADVETVPNPDTVATVARSLHPRETAELSTLPPHEAPTAFTRAWTRKEAYLKGLGIGLARDPSLDYLGSGPTAAPLAGWTVTDVHTPTGYGAAVALATH
- a CDS encoding metallophosphoesterase; the protein is MRARYGVPLGLAAFGAACVGYAVAIEPRAFRLRRVTVPVLPPGMRPLRLLQVSDIHMVSGQRRKQRWLQSLAGLRPDLVVNTGDNLSDPEAVPELLDALGPLMEYPGAYVFGSNDYYGPRLRNPARYLLEKASGRHGLNGNPPVKNAVHIPWEPMRDAFDAAGWAGLTNTRGRVKLDGCDLGLTGLDDPHIKRDRYSEVAGGPDPDADVSLAVVHAPYLRALDAFTADGYPLILAGHTHGGQLRIPGYGALVTNCDLDTARASGLSAHTTPGHRAYLHVSAGCGAGRYTPARFACPPEATLLTLTPQPR
- a CDS encoding isochorismatase family cysteine hydrolase; this translates as MDIGSAALVVIDVQNGFVNHHSRHAVPAIVDLAARWSAAGRPVIFTRYVNHPGSPFERFFQWNRLREAPETDIVRELLDAAARAHAVVDKAGYTLFTPETTQLMREVGWTDLVFCGIATESCVLKSAADAFEYGYAPWIVTDASASDAGPDVHDAGLVVARRLIGTGQLVTTEHVMGQLATYAGFTDSWDGRLRGGRTPR
- a CDS encoding nucleotidyltransferase domain-containing protein — translated: MEAIGAARAVVEERHPGARAAFLGGSAATGRRTATSDLDVVVLLHGAPAPYRESLRYADWPVELFVHTEATWHAYVEREVRGRRSPLVWMCAEGLLLRDTDGLGARLAATARRLVVTGPPPVSAEEVDDRRYALTDLLDDLVGCDDQGERLFIATELVRRTGELALALGGSWHGGGKWLARRLETAAPGLGGRLHDGLREVLDGRVAPLVRVVNGVVEQAGGRLRAGYRRDGVG
- the metG gene encoding methionine--tRNA ligase, giving the protein MARHLITSALPYINGIKHLGNMVGSMLPADVYARYLRQRGHDVLSICATDEHGTPAELAAKEAGLSVAAFCAQAHDAQKAVYDGFGLAFDHFGRSSAQQNVEITQHFARRLHENGFIEERAVRQVYSPVDGRFLPDRYVEGTCPHCGYERARGDQCEHCTRVLDPTDLLHPRSAISGSTELEVRETTHLFLLQSKLQPEVEAWVARHEEQWPQLSSSIARKWLTEGLHDRAITRDLDWGVPVPADTWPRLAAEGKVFYVWFDAPIAYIGATKEWSDAAPEGESRDWRAWWYDADTTVRYTQFMAKDNVPFHTVMFPATELGVREPWKKVDVVKGFNWLTYYGGKFSTSQQRGVFTDAALELLPADYWRYFLIANAPESDDSSFTWEHFTATVNKDLADTLGNFVNRVLSFSRKRFGDAVPAGHAAGAAEERLGEEIARLLAEYEEHLEALQFRRAAAALRALWSAGNAYLEEKAPWLEIKTDAEGAALTLRTAMNLIHLYAVVSEPFIPATAAAMRGAFALPADTATWVTAEQATSLDTLPADTPFTVPPVLFAKITEEDLESYRDRFGGAEA